TGATTGTAGCGCCGGGACAATACGGCTTGAGCATAGAAATGACTCGCTTTACGAGATTTCTATCGTAGTACACACCGATTTTGCAGGACGCGGTGTCGCCAAACAGGCCATCCAACTCCTCCTTCATCAACAAGAGCCATATCGCAGGACTATTCTTGCCCGAGTTCATCACATGAACACAAATTCTATCCGATTGTTTCAATCATGCGGCTTCCTGCCATCTCCTACAGACGACCCAACATTCCATCATTTCCTATGGAGTAATGAGACAGAGCAAGAGGTACCTCATGTTGAGTAACATCGACGGAAAAACCATCGGGCACGGCCACCCTCCGTACATTATTGCAGAACTTTCCGGCAACCATAACGGCAGCCTGCAGCGAGCACTCGACACCATTACAGCCGCTGCCAAGTGCGGTGCAGATGCCATCAAACTACAAACCTATACCGCCGACACCATGACCATTCCCTGCCAGCATGACGACTTTCTCATACACGGCGGCCTTTGGGACGGCTATAATCTTTACGACCTCTACCAATGGGCACATACCCCGTATGAATGGCACGAAACCCTGTTTCGCCATGCACGTCAGGCCGGCATCACCTGCTTTTCCACCCCGTTTGACGAATCAGCCGTTGACCTACTTGAATCACTCGGCGCACCAGCATATAAAATAGCCTCTTTCGAAGTAACCGACCTTCCCCTGATCCGTTACGTCGCCAGAACCCGAAAACCGATGATTCTCTCTACTGGCATGGCCAACCCTGATGAAATACACGAAGCCGTGGCCACAGCGCGTGACGCTGGCTGCCAAGAACTCATCCTCCTCCACTGCGTCAGCGCCTACCCCGCGCCACTTGCAGAAGCTAACCTGATGACCATCCCCGATATGGCACAACGCTTCGGCACACTCACCGGACTTTCTGACCACACCGAAGGGATCAGCGCTGCGACAGCGGCCATTGCCCTTGGCGCATGTGCCATCGAGAAACATTTCACCCTCAGCCGCGCCGACAAAGGACCTGATTCTGAATTTTCGCTGGAACCCGCAGAATTGACCACCTTATGCCGCACCGCACGCGAAGTGTGGCAGGCTATTGGTGTCGCCGGATATAACCGACAACCTTCCGAAAGCGCCAACCTTAAATTCCGTCGCTCACTCTATTTTGTTCGTGAACTGGCAGTAGGCCAAAAAATTACCGAGGCAGATGTCAGACGCATCCGCCCAGGCTACGGACTGGCGCCAAAGCATTATGACGCTGTTATCGGAAAGACTGTCACACGCCACGTCACACCCGGCACAGCCGTAACGTGGGAATTGATTCAATAACAACAACTATCTTCACACTGAAGGGTCTCCCCCAAAGATGCACCCTTTTATTCTTTACTCTCTTCCATTTCACGCAGGGCATTGAGAATAAGGTGGTTAAACTCTCGCAGATCGGAATGTATCGTGTTCCAAACAATTTCCATATCAACCTGAAAATATCCATGAGCAACCGCGTTTCGCATCTGATAAGCAAATGCTAGCGGCAACTCATTATTTCTAAAAGCAAATTCAGGGTAATGCTTTTGAATATTATGGCTTGCTTCGCCGATAATTTCGATATTTCGAACTACAGCGTCTTGAGTGATCTCACTCTCCAAGAAATCATGTTCATTCATTCCTTCAGTATAGCGTCCAATGCGCTCTATTGCCTCTACGATATGCCGAAGGTAATCAATCAGAGTTGCTTGTCTCGGCTCATATTGGTTTTGCCTCGGCTAACACAGTAGCCCGAAATTTTTTTGGCAACGATTTCGGAGTTAAAACATCTACTGACACCCCAAGCAACTGGAGAAGTTCGTGCCTAATGGCACCAATATCAAAAAGTGTCGTTTCTGGTGTGGGGTCAACCAGTATATCAAGATCGCTTTATTCCGTATCTTCTCCGTGGATGACTGAGCCAAATACTCGCGGGTTGCGTACACGATGCGATTCTACGATACGCCGGATATCTGCTCGATATGAGACAATGCTTGAGAAGGTTTCATGTAAAAGGCTCCTTTTGTTTGAGCAGTTAAACGTCCTAAGCAAGCATTGAGGGGAAGCATACCTAATAGTTCGCCTTTTCGCAATATTAGCACGACGTAACCAAAGCAGCCTCGCGCTCGCCTTCCCCTAAAAACGATCTGCGGCTATGAACGCCGGTCGCCGGGATTGCGACGTGAATATCCGCCCCCAATGTGGCCAGTTTTCGCAACGTCGCACCAGCCGCCAAAGTTTCGTCATCGGGATGAGTAAAAAACAAGAACTTTTGGCACTGTTAATATCTATCACGGCACTCTCTACACACCTTGTAAAAGTATTCCCTACCAACCTACGGCATAACGTATTGTTCTACTTACGGGTTCCATCTGCACTTACCGCGTATTTATTAACAATTACAAAATTTGGAATTGAACCACCGCTTTGTTCTATCAGCGTGACTTCACGCTCATCCGGATATTCTGGGTCTTCAAATTCGTATGCGCAAACATTCGCACTGGCAAGCAAATCCTCATCTATTTGGGTTTCAACCGACCCTCGTTTTGCTGATCTGTTACCTCATCAACGCCGCGAAATAGCATATCGCATTTTCCTGATCCTTCCAGCCTAAAGGTAAAATTCAACGGGCACCAAAGGCGATCCGCTGGAATTAATTGTCAAATCAAATTTTAGAGATTAGATCGAATATTTCATCCAACAAATATAGATAAGCTAATGCTATGACAAAATAAACGGCAAATTGCTTATTTAGGAATGACTTAATCTTTAAAGCTTCCATACTTGAAAATTTTTCATTTGCACCGTTTATGCTTTTCATAAAAGGAATAATTATCTGGTAGAGCCCATAACCCATAGCAAGGATGAACAAAAATAAGCTGAATATAGTGAGAATAATGGCACTTGGAATGCTGCCTTGTTCAGCTAAAACAGGTGTAAGTTTGAATAAAGCACCAGCGGCTGTGACCTGCCCAAGATTAGAAAAAAGCTTATTTATTCCATCTTGGTCAAACAAAAATTGGTGCAAATTATCCCCATGTGACATATTGTGGTTTTGATAATCTAAAATTGACCAGTTTAGAGGCCTTGTGATTACTGAAAATTGACCATCCTAATTATCCCTTCGCTACTATGGTGCTTACCATAGC
The genomic region above belongs to Chrysiogenes arsenatis DSM 11915 and contains:
- a CDS encoding N-acetyltransferase family protein, whose protein sequence is MPGARLYSINPSIPTFEEHQEWFQQSLHSHNRQTYIIVVDDCSAGTIRLEHRNDSLYEISIVVHTDFAGRGVAKQAIQLLLHQQEPYRRTILARVHHMNTNSIRLFQSCGFLPSPTDDPTFHHFLWSNETEQEVPHVE
- the pseI gene encoding pseudaminic acid synthase — protein: MLSNIDGKTIGHGHPPYIIAELSGNHNGSLQRALDTITAAAKCGADAIKLQTYTADTMTIPCQHDDFLIHGGLWDGYNLYDLYQWAHTPYEWHETLFRHARQAGITCFSTPFDESAVDLLESLGAPAYKIASFEVTDLPLIRYVARTRKPMILSTGMANPDEIHEAVATARDAGCQELILLHCVSAYPAPLAEANLMTIPDMAQRFGTLTGLSDHTEGISAATAAIALGACAIEKHFTLSRADKGPDSEFSLEPAELTTLCRTAREVWQAIGVAGYNRQPSESANLKFRRSLYFVRELAVGQKITEADVRRIRPGYGLAPKHYDAVIGKTVTRHVTPGTAVTWELIQ
- a CDS encoding HepT-like ribonuclease domain-containing protein, encoding MNEHDFLESEITQDAVVRNIEIIGEASHNIQKHYPEFAFRNNELPLAFAYQMRNAVAHGYFQVDMEIVWNTIHSDLREFNHLILNALREMEESKE
- a CDS encoding PIG-L family deacetylase, with the translated sequence MFFTHPDDETLAAGATLRKLATLGADIHVAIPATGVHSRRSFLGEGEREAALVTSC